From Pseudoalteromonas sp. Scap06:
TCTTTGGCTTGTTGGCGAGTTTGTGTCAGGTGCTCAATTAATTTAGGCAGGTGGTGCTGCGTTCTTGAAAATAATGCCTGATTAAATCCTTCAACTGCTTGTTCTGGCTCATTTAGCCCTACGATTAAACCTAGCGGGTCAATACAAAACGTACGCATAATTGAAGGATATAAGCTTTTGAAATCCAATACCAAAACGTTTTTATACAGCCCTGGTGTCGACTCCATCACATAGCCACCTGGGCTCTCAAATGAGAGCCCATGATCGCCTAAATTGGGGGCAATATAACCACTGCGGTGTAATAACGGTAAGTATAAGTTTGTAAATGCGGCAACTGATCCACCCATGCGTTCAAGTTCGAGCCCAGTGATTTGAGTTCTAACTATGGCAAATTCAAATAACTTTAATTTTTCGAAAATTTGATTAACCAAAATACAGTCTTGACGGTTGTAGGCAGCAAGAGCTAGCTTGTCTTCATTAAATTGACGAACAATTTCTGTTAATCGGTTGTCAGTTTTTATTAATTTAGATTCGTTAAGCACCCGCTCTGCAACATTAGCTAACGAAAAGCTGTCAAATCTATAAGTGGCATTCTTCAAGGTATCAATGCCATCAATGACGCACCGCCCTGGGAGCGTTAATCGGGTGTAATGACCCTTATTAATATATAAAGGTTGATTATCTCGACCAAAGTTTAGAGTAAGCCCTAACGCCTCAGCGCGTTCTTGCAATAAACTAAAATCAAAATCAATAACATTCCAACCAACAATAACATCGGGATCATTATTTATAATGTACTGCTGCAGCTTGGTGAGTAGGTTAATTTCGTCATAGCACCAGTCTATTTCAAATGTCGAGTCGCTCTGCAGCTGTTGCTCACCTATCATCAATACACAATCTAAACCATTTCCCACCAGTGCAACACTAAATAACACCCCGTCGCCATTGCATTCTATATCCAAAGAAACAGACTTAAGCGTTGGCGTATACTCGGTGTTTGCTTTTAGCTTTGCATCACTAATTTCAATAAAGCCGTTTTGAGCTTTGGCGTTACCGGTTACCCATACACCTCCTTTAATAAAGCGCTCCATTAAAAAGCGATCACTGTGGCGCACATCGGCTTCGTAAATTGGCATTACTTGCTCTAAAAGAGCTCTTGCAGTGTATAGGCTTTTTATATCGTTAAAGTAACAGGCAACACACTCGCTACCACTAAAGTGACAAAGCTCAACATTATTAAACTGGACGTTAACACTCGCCTTAGTCAACAAGGTATTCGCTGCCTGCTGCTGTGCTAATGGGATGAAGAATACCGCTTGCTGGTTTTCAATCGTCACTTTTATCGGGCCCTGATCAGAGCTTAGCCAGTAACACAAAGTAATACCTTGTGCATTTTTAGCCCCGTATTGTTGCCTTGATAAAATAAAGCCCTGATAGATTGCTTGTGTCAATGTTCGATCCCACTTAATATATACACTGTAATTATATACATATTTTAGGTTAATCATCACATGCTATCGAGCTCACTTAAAAAAACAATTAGACAAGTACACCAGCATGTTGCAAATAACCTAACCGATTACCGCCCTCGCAGTAGTCAAAACTATTTAGTTGCTGAAATCGCCAAAACATTAGCCGGTGAATACCATAAAAAACAACGTATTTGTGTTATTGAAGCAGGCACCGGCACCGGTAAGTCATTAGCTTACTGTCTAGGCGCTCTACCATTGGCATTAGCACAAAAAAAGAAACTGGTTATTTCTACGGCTACTGTTGCTTTGCAAGAGCAATTAATCGCTAAAGAACTGCCGTTTTTTAAAAAGCACTCAGGGCTCGATTTTAAATTTGATTTAGTAAAAGGCCGCCAACGTTATATTTGCGCTCACAAACTTCATAATGCGCTGAACAGCGATAGCCAAACTCAAATGGAGTTTATGCCTACCCTTACATCACCACTAAGTGATATGGAAACTAAGTGCTTAAAGCAACTTTACGATGCCTATGTAAACAAAAAATGGCAAGGCGATAGAGACAGCTGGGCTGATACCATTCCTGATAGGGTATGGGGACTAATTGCTTGCGATAAGCATGCTTGCCAACGCCAGATGAAAGCACACCAAACATGTCCTTTTCAACTCGCCCGCCAGCAGTTAATGCAAATGGATGTATTAGTTATAAACCATTCGTTACTGTTAGCCGATTTAGATTTAGGGGGCGGAAAAATTTTACCCGAACCCGACAATACCATTTATGTAATCGATGAAGCGCATCACCTTGCGCATATTACCCGCGACTTTTCATCTGCTGCAGCTACCATAAAAGGCACGATAGATTGGCTCGACAAACTCACTAAATTTAGTGGCAAAATGGCCAAAGTGTTAGTGGGGCAAAAAGGTATTGGGCAAAACTTTAAGTTATGCGATAGCGTTAACGATGCTAACAAAGATTTAAAAGTAGTCCGCGATATTCTCGACAACGCCGATTTTGAATATTCAAAAGACGATACCTATCGCTTTGAACATGGTGAAATTCCTAAATCGTTACACGCTAAGGCAAAAGACATTAGTGAGGCTACGCTTGATGCTTTACGCTGTTTGAATAAAATGCACGATACCCTCACACAAGATGTAAGCGACGGTGATATTAAACCTTATGTTGCCGACCCCATTCTGGCTGAAAGTGGGCAATACATAAACCGGTTAGAACAACTTAATAAATTATGGTTTAGTTACGCCACTAAAGGTGAAGGCACGCCGCATGCGCGTTGGATAAAACGACTTGAATATAAAAGCCATCATGATCACTTGCTTAGCGACTGCCCCATTGAGGTCGGTTACTATTTAAAAGACAAGCTGTGGAGCGAATGTGCTGGAGCCGTGCTATGTTCTGCTACCTTGAGCGCACTAGGCTCATTTGATCATTTTGCCTATGAAAGTGGCCTTGCTAAAGAAGAAGGGGTAAAGTTTATTAAAGTCCCCTCCCCGTTTGACTACCCAAAACAAGCCACTCTGCGTATTCCGACGTCAAGCATAGAGCCAACAGATAAAGAATTCAGCGATCATATTGCTAAAACATTACCCGAATACCTAAACACTAAAAAAGCTAACTTAGTGTTATTTGCCTCTTACTGGCAAATGGACCATGTAAGTAAGTTTCTTAGAACAAAAGGATTTAACTTATTAGTACAAGGTGAAATGTCACGAGAAGCTTTACTCAAATTACACACTAAAAATATTGATGAAGGCAAAGGCAGTATTTTATTTGGCACCCAAAGCCTTTCTGAAGGACTTGATTTACCTGGTAAATATTTAGAAAACCTGATTATTACAAAAATTCCATTTGCGGTGCCCACCTCGCCTATCGAAGAAGCACAAGCGGAGTTTGTGCAAAGTAAAGGCGGTAATCCGTTTTTATCGATAACCGTGCCAGACGCAGCAAAGAAATTGGTACAAAGCTGTGGTAGACTGCTGCGCAAAGAAAGTGATATTGGCACAATAACTATTTTAGATAGACGCTTAATCACCAAACGATATGGCAAAGCCATGCTCGACACCTTACCACCTTTTAAAAGACAAATAGATTACTGATGTTTGAACTTGCACTCGACCCAACAACTTGGGCTATTTTATGTGGCGTTGCACTTTTAGCGGGCTTTATTGATGCTATTGCTGGCGGTGGTGGTTTACTCACTGTACCGGCACTGTTAACGGCGGGATTACCTCCTCATTTGACGCTTGGCACTAATAAATTGGCCGCCAGTTTTGGCTCGTTAACGGCCAGTATCACCTATTATAAAAAACAGTTATTTAGTCCACGATTTTGGTTTGCTTCTATTATGGCTACCGCCATAGGTGCTTTGTTAGGCACACTTATTGTTGATCATTTAAGTATCGAGTTTTTAAATAAGCTCTTACCCATTATTATTATTTTAGTGGCTTGCTACAGCTTGTTTGGTAATTTAAGTACCACACAAAGTGATGATCTGCCTAAATTAACCCGCACAATAAAAGTAAAACAGTGGCTACAAGGATTAAGCCTAGGTTTTTTTGATGGTTTAGCTGGGCCTGGAACGGGAACTTTTTGGACTGCCTCAAACGGTATGCTTTATAAAATGAGTTTGCTACTTAATTGTGGTTTGGCGCGTTCAATGAATTTTGTTTCTAACTTTATCTCGCTGATCACCTTTGTTGCACTTGGCCATGTTAACTTCTTACTGGGAATTACAATGGGCTTCTTTATCATGCTTGGTGCATGGTTTGGCGCACATTCAGCGATTCGTTTTGGCAGTAAATTTATTCGTCCAGTATTTAATACTATGGTTATACTTTTAGCATTAAAACTAATTTACGAGGCATACTTTTAATATGCAATCTGCTGCTTTAGACAAACTACGCCAACAAGTTGCCACGCTTAAGCAACAAGCAGAGCAATTTGACAAAGCAAAGCTCTTTTCTAAAAACCGGTATATGCAGGCACAGCCGAGCCTATTTGACAGAGCCGTGTTTAGCACCAAAAGTATGAACTTAGCCGACTACGTAGTAGAAATAGAAGATGAAATAGCCAGCTTACCACCGAGCGAACACCGTCATGCATACACCTATGCACTTGAGCGTATTGCCAGTCAGGTACAAGCGGTATTTAATGTTATTAAATCGACCCCTATTTGGGTGAAAGAAAATAAAAGTCATTATAAGCCTCGTGCTAAACAGCCTGTTTATAAACAAGCGGTGCAAAAAATCATGCAATCATCCCACGAATTATATGATGAACTTAAACAAAACCATGAATTTGAACGTCGCCTAGTACTGATGATTGAAGAGCGTAAACTGCAAATGGAAAAAGCATCGCCTGCGCAAGCACAAAAGCTTAACCAAGAAATTTTAACTACTCATGCACGACTCGGCCGTTGTAGAAAAGCAATTTCTGCCACCGAAGACAAAATTCAACAAGTAGAAAAACAACAGCTACGCTAATGCAGCTTTTTTATCACCCTCTCTACTCTGCTTTAACGCTCCCTGAGCGCCATCGATTTCCAATTAAAAAGTATCAACAGCTCAAGCATGAAGTTGAACGTTTAGGCTATACGCGGTTTATATCGCCTTCGCCAGCAACTAAAGCGCAGTTAAGCTTATGCCATAGCTCAGATTATATTGCTGACTTTTTAAACGGGTCGTTAACTGACAAAGCGGTGAAGAAAATGGGATTTCCTCACTCTTATAAACTTGTTGAGCGAACTCTTTACTCTGTTGGTGCCAGTATTCAAGCCGCTGAAACAGCACTTGAAAGTGGTTTAGCGGTTAATTTAAGTGGCGGCTATCACCATGCTTACAGCAATTACGGCAGTGGCTTTTGTATTTTTAATGATTTAGCCATTGCGGCAGCGCATCTTATTTCAACAGAGCAAGCCGACACTGTATTAATATTTGATTGTGACGTACACCAAGGTGACGGTACCGCGCAAATAACCCAACAGCACGAGCAGATAATTAGTTGCTCAATTCACTGTGAACAAAACTTTCCTCGGCAAAAACAGCTCTCAAACTATGACTTTGGCTTACCTGCAAACACCACAGATGCAGAGTATTTAACAACACTAGAGCAAGCTCTTGAGTTATGTGTTCGTCTGCACCAGCCCGATATTATTTTATATAATGCGGGCGCCGATATTTATACCAAAGACGAACTCGGCTTATTTGATGTTTCCTTAGCTGGTGTGTATAAACGCGACTTTGCTGTTCTTAACTTTTGTAAGCAGCGAAACATACCACTGACGTGCGCTTTAGGTGGCGGTTATCAACGTAACATCAACAATTTAGTTAGTGTCCATAAGCAACTATTTAAAGCGACTCTCGATTTATAACAATCCTTGGTATAGACTCATTACAGACAATAAAAAAGAGTGACAGGAATATGCGATTAGATGACGACATACACAATTTTTACGAAAAACTCGTTTTAGAAGAAATAGAAAAACGTAAACTTAATGAACGTTACAACGACGATGTAATGGCTGACTTTTGCTGCACCGTTCTCAATCAATTACCACCCCGCTATATTCGTTACGATGTAGATATGGCGTTTTATTTAACTCAAACAGATCGTTTAGATATGCAGCAACGCGTAGAAGTTGCCATTAATTTTGCGATTGATCAAATAGCTAAAAAGAAAGCGCTCCATGAGTAACCCACTAGAAGAAGCTCCTACACACGTGAAACTGGCTGTTGATTTAATTATGATTTTAGAGCAACACGATGTAGAGCCAGAAGAAGTATTAAAAGCGCTCGATATCGTAAAAAGTGACTTTGAAAATAAAGTAACAAAGCGCACTTAGCGCTTTTTACTTCCTAAACGCAAACCCTATTTGTAGATTGTTGTACCAGTAACAATAACTGCGCGGCCGCTTTAGCATCATCTAATGCACGGTGATGGTTAGTTAAATCTAAATTAAAGTGTGCAGATAAATTCCCCAGTGAGTACGACTTTAATCCCTTAAATGCTTTACGTGATTCAACAACGGTACATAGTTTTGGCATTTTAAAGTTGATTCCCAGCCCATCAAGCTCTTTTTTAATAAAGCCATAATCAAAATTAACATTGTGAGCGACAAAAATACTACCCGAAAGCTTATCTAATAAAGTCGAAGCAATGTCGCTAAATATAGGCGCATCACTTACCATGGCGTCGTTGATACCGGTTAGTTTAGTAATAAAACGAGGGATAGGCCGCTCTGGGTTTATCAGCGTAGTCCATGTATCAATAATGTTGCCTTGCTGTATTTTAACAACACCAATTTCGGTAATTCGGTTCCCCCCTTTTAGGCCCCCTGTTGTTTCAATATCTACCACACTATAAATCCGCTTAGGATCTACATACCAGTTTACCGCTGCAATATTTACGATAAAGCCACAGTTTTTTAAATTATCGATACTCACTAACTGGTTTCTTTTGAGCTTATCGCCAGGCGCTTTAACCTCTTCAAAATGAACGGCGTTATTATCAACAATCATTAAATCGGGATAACCATCTTTTAGCTGTCGGTAGTTCTTTGCCATATTTTTTAAATGCTGAAGTAAAGCCGTTATTGGGCTATTTAATATAAGCATCTCTACTGGCTTTAAAACATCTGGGTGCCACCTAAATAAGCCATTTGGTTGCTCATAATACTTCGCGGCATGGTTACACACTAAACGCAGCAATTTGGGGGTACTATTACACGCAGCCAGCCGCGCTTCTATTTGTGAGGATTGATTTAAGTAAAAGGAGTCTGTTTTTAACGCTTGTGGGAAAATATCAAATTCATTACAAAGCGACGTCGGGGTTTCAATAAATAGCTCTTGCCAAAAAACCAGCGAAAATAGGCTTTGCCACAAAGTATTTTCAGTATAAAAAACCTGTTTGCCTTGACGAGTGTAGTGATCGCTTACACCTAACTCAACATCGCCGCGGTAGAGTTCATCAACTTCTATAATGCAGCGTGTACTGGCTAACATTTCACTGAGCCGCGAACGGGTTTGCTTGTTAAATTTACGCATTAAAAAGTCATCTGCAAAATACAGTAACTCATCAGTAAGCGGGTTTTCTATAATTTGCTCAAGCTGCGTTTTTACCCATTGCTTATTGCCTTGTCGATATTGCTCCCTTATTTGAATCTCGAGGGCTTGTGCATCGTCTTCGCAAGCATTAAGTACATCAAACGCAAGTGTTGGGTTAGTTGTTTTTAGTTGCTTATAAAGTATAACCAGTAACTTGTTTTTTAACTCTTGTGCAAGATCCCCTAACGCTACTTCATTTATTAGCTTCTTTGCTAGTACCTCTCTTTCATTGTCATCTTTTGTATTTTTAAGCGTTAGCCGCAAACGGTTTAATGCATAGTTAGACTGCGCTTCCTCTATTGAATCAAAGCGCGACAAGCTTTCACTATGCTCTTGCCTAACAGGTGTTACGCCTAAATCTCGCAGTACAAATCGATTTTGATGATTAATATCGCCTGCACTGAGCCTGCCGATATATAAAAATTCAAAATACTCGTAATACTCTTCTCTATTATTTATCACGTACTGATTATATAAGTGTGCAAGACACTCTGGCTTAGATTCAAAGAATGAACTAACTATTTCAACTAAGTTACTTTTAGCAGCGCTTTTTTTAAATAATGGCGGTTGTTCTTGCTTTTCTAGCAGCTCTGTTAAGGCCGGTTTTGTTAGGTGACTTAGTAGTTGCCTATAATCTTTATGAGAAGGTTCAGCAATTAACTTTGCCGCTTTTAATTTAAAAAGTGCTTGGTATGGCAAGCTAATTTCTTCGTAGTTTAATGATTGGGTTTGAACTAAATAAGGCTTACGAGAATAAATGCGCGCCAACATACACTGGCTCTGTTCGTCGAGCGTGTTTATTTTACTAATAAATGAAATATGCTTTTGCTCGAGTAAATGCATGCATTTCTCGCTCACAAACGTTAATAGCTCTCTAAAATGTGCCAAATAATATTTCGCTGGTAACTCTTTTTTCATAAAACCGCCCATACTGTATATAAAAACAGTATCTAGTATCTCGTTATTTTTATCAACCCAATAAAATTTTTATGCATACGTATTACTATTGAAATATCTTTTTTAGCGTGATCACTCTGTGCTAAGGTTGCCAGCAAATTTAGTGCTACTTTAACTACATTACACATAATAAAAATTAGGATTGAACAACATGACGACACAGCATGCAACTAAAGGTGAGCATAGCGCACAGACTAAGTGCTCGCTTTTATATGTTATTTTTATATCGGCCGTTGCCGCTATTGGTGGCTTTTTATTTGGTTTCGATTCGGGCGTTATAAACGGCACCGTATCGGCATTAGGTAATACATTTAACTCAAGCAGTGTTGCAACTGGTTTTAATGTTGCATCTGTATTATTAGGTTGTGCGCTGGGGGCTTTAGCTGCTGGCCCATTAGCTGACAAATTTGGCCGTCGCGCTATTATGATTGTCACTGCCATTATATTTGCAGTCAGCGCTTTTGGCTCTGGGGTTGCCGATAGTTCTGCTGAGTTTATTTTTTACCGCTTATTTGGCGGATTAGGCATAGGTGCAGCCTCTGTTTTAGCACCTGCTTATATTGCAGAAGTAGCACCAGCAAGTTTACGTGGTCGTTTAGCGACATTACAACAACTCGCTATCGTACTTGGTTTATTTGCAGCCTTTTTAAGTAATTACCTAATTGCTAACGCCGCTGGCGGTGCCGAAGGTATTTTAATGTTAGATTTAGCCGCATGGCGCTGGATGTTTTGGGCTGAACTTGTTCCTGCAGGCTTATTTTTAATTGGCGTACTTTTTATTCCTGAGTCACCGCGTTACCTAGTCGCACAAGGTAAACTTAAACACGCTAAAACTGTATTTAATAAAATCTCAAATGACGATGCTGATACGCAAATCAATGACGTGAAACAGTCTCTGCAAAGTGATAAAAAACCAAGTATTCGCGACTTATTTATTGATGGCAGTAAAAAAGTACATCCTATTGTTTGGGTGGGTGTGGCTTTATCAGTTTTCCAACAATTTGTTGGTATTAACGTGGTATTTTATTACGGCTCAGAGCTATGGCAAGCCGCTGGTTTTGATGAATCACAATCACTGTTTATTAATGTACTTGCAGGCACCACCAATATTTTATCTACCTTTATAGCTATTGCCTTAGTCGATAAAGTAGGCCGTAAGCCACTATTATTGGTAGGTAGCATAGGTATGTTTATTAGTTTAAGTGCACTTACCTACACCTTTGGAAGTGCAGGCCTTGATGAAGCGGGCAAGTTAGCACTTAGCGAAAATATGGGTACCTTTGCATTAATAATGGCTAATTTATTTGTGGTATTTTTTGGCTTAAGCTGGGGCCCTATTGTATGGGTACTACTTGGTGAAATGTTCAATAACCGTATTCGCGGAGCAGCCCTTGCTGTTGCAGCTAGCGCACAATGGATAGCTAACTTTGCTATTACTATGACCTTCCCGATTATGCTCGGCAGTATTGGTTTAGCAGGTGCTTATGGCTTTTACACTCTTTCGGCATTTATTAGTGTATTTTTTGTGGTTAAATACATCAAAGAAACACGCGGCATGAAATTAGAGTCAATGTAATTATATAGCCTGAGTAGCGCCGACTTTCCATTAGTTTACTCAGGCTA
This genomic window contains:
- a CDS encoding DNA polymerase II, whose amino-acid sequence is MTQAIYQGFILSRQQYGAKNAQGITLCYWLSSDQGPIKVTIENQQAVFFIPLAQQQAANTLLTKASVNVQFNNVELCHFSGSECVACYFNDIKSLYTARALLEQVMPIYEADVRHSDRFLMERFIKGGVWVTGNAKAQNGFIEISDAKLKANTEYTPTLKSVSLDIECNGDGVLFSVALVGNGLDCVLMIGEQQLQSDSTFEIDWCYDEINLLTKLQQYIINNDPDVIVGWNVIDFDFSLLQERAEALGLTLNFGRDNQPLYINKGHYTRLTLPGRCVIDGIDTLKNATYRFDSFSLANVAERVLNESKLIKTDNRLTEIVRQFNEDKLALAAYNRQDCILVNQIFEKLKLFEFAIVRTQITGLELERMGGSVAAFTNLYLPLLHRSGYIAPNLGDHGLSFESPGGYVMESTPGLYKNVLVLDFKSLYPSIMRTFCIDPLGLIVGLNEPEQAVEGFNQALFSRTQHHLPKLIEHLTQTRQQAKDTNQPMLSQAIKIIMNSLYGVLGSKGCRFYDPRLSSSITLRGHEIMQTTRKWIEVQGFEVIYGDTDSTFVKLSEDKSPEQCNEIGCQLVRHINEKWQVELKQRYDLKSYLEIEFETHYSPFFMPTIRGKKTGSKKRYVGQVTKNNEKKLVFKGMETVRSDWTEFAQEFQTQLFETLFTDNFEIQQLHDIINSYTQKLYNGEFDRKLVYRKRLGQHLNDYIKNIPPHVQAVKKHKASHPEFEIKRGQVIEYVYAITGAELYTGKNILNYPLYIQRQLEPVAQMILSALNTSTESTQATLF
- the dinG gene encoding ATP-dependent DNA helicase DinG; amino-acid sequence: MLSSSLKKTIRQVHQHVANNLTDYRPRSSQNYLVAEIAKTLAGEYHKKQRICVIEAGTGTGKSLAYCLGALPLALAQKKKLVISTATVALQEQLIAKELPFFKKHSGLDFKFDLVKGRQRYICAHKLHNALNSDSQTQMEFMPTLTSPLSDMETKCLKQLYDAYVNKKWQGDRDSWADTIPDRVWGLIACDKHACQRQMKAHQTCPFQLARQQLMQMDVLVINHSLLLADLDLGGGKILPEPDNTIYVIDEAHHLAHITRDFSSAAATIKGTIDWLDKLTKFSGKMAKVLVGQKGIGQNFKLCDSVNDANKDLKVVRDILDNADFEYSKDDTYRFEHGEIPKSLHAKAKDISEATLDALRCLNKMHDTLTQDVSDGDIKPYVADPILAESGQYINRLEQLNKLWFSYATKGEGTPHARWIKRLEYKSHHDHLLSDCPIEVGYYLKDKLWSECAGAVLCSATLSALGSFDHFAYESGLAKEEGVKFIKVPSPFDYPKQATLRIPTSSIEPTDKEFSDHIAKTLPEYLNTKKANLVLFASYWQMDHVSKFLRTKGFNLLVQGEMSREALLKLHTKNIDEGKGSILFGTQSLSEGLDLPGKYLENLIITKIPFAVPTSPIEEAQAEFVQSKGGNPFLSITVPDAAKKLVQSCGRLLRKESDIGTITILDRRLITKRYGKAMLDTLPPFKRQIDY
- a CDS encoding TSUP family transporter, coding for MFELALDPTTWAILCGVALLAGFIDAIAGGGGLLTVPALLTAGLPPHLTLGTNKLAASFGSLTASITYYKKQLFSPRFWFASIMATAIGALLGTLIVDHLSIEFLNKLLPIIIILVACYSLFGNLSTTQSDDLPKLTRTIKVKQWLQGLSLGFFDGLAGPGTGTFWTASNGMLYKMSLLLNCGLARSMNFVSNFISLITFVALGHVNFLLGITMGFFIMLGAWFGAHSAIRFGSKFIRPVFNTMVILLALKLIYEAYF
- a CDS encoding primosomal replication protein, with translation MQSAALDKLRQQVATLKQQAEQFDKAKLFSKNRYMQAQPSLFDRAVFSTKSMNLADYVVEIEDEIASLPPSEHRHAYTYALERIASQVQAVFNVIKSTPIWVKENKSHYKPRAKQPVYKQAVQKIMQSSHELYDELKQNHEFERRLVLMIEERKLQMEKASPAQAQKLNQEILTTHARLGRCRKAISATEDKIQQVEKQQLR
- a CDS encoding histone deacetylase, which codes for MQLFYHPLYSALTLPERHRFPIKKYQQLKHEVERLGYTRFISPSPATKAQLSLCHSSDYIADFLNGSLTDKAVKKMGFPHSYKLVERTLYSVGASIQAAETALESGLAVNLSGGYHHAYSNYGSGFCIFNDLAIAAAHLISTEQADTVLIFDCDVHQGDGTAQITQQHEQIISCSIHCEQNFPRQKQLSNYDFGLPANTTDAEYLTTLEQALELCVRLHQPDIILYNAGADIYTKDELGLFDVSLAGVYKRDFAVLNFCKQRNIPLTCALGGGYQRNINNLVSVHKQLFKATLDL
- a CDS encoding late competence development ComFB family protein, with the protein product MRLDDDIHNFYEKLVLEEIEKRKLNERYNDDVMADFCCTVLNQLPPRYIRYDVDMAFYLTQTDRLDMQQRVEVAINFAIDQIAKKKALHE
- a CDS encoding YbaM family protein is translated as MSNPLEEAPTHVKLAVDLIMILEQHDVEPEEVLKALDIVKSDFENKVTKRT
- a CDS encoding exonuclease domain-containing protein — translated: MKKELPAKYYLAHFRELLTFVSEKCMHLLEQKHISFISKINTLDEQSQCMLARIYSRKPYLVQTQSLNYEEISLPYQALFKLKAAKLIAEPSHKDYRQLLSHLTKPALTELLEKQEQPPLFKKSAAKSNLVEIVSSFFESKPECLAHLYNQYVINNREEYYEYFEFLYIGRLSAGDINHQNRFVLRDLGVTPVRQEHSESLSRFDSIEEAQSNYALNRLRLTLKNTKDDNEREVLAKKLINEVALGDLAQELKNKLLVILYKQLKTTNPTLAFDVLNACEDDAQALEIQIREQYRQGNKQWVKTQLEQIIENPLTDELLYFADDFLMRKFNKQTRSRLSEMLASTRCIIEVDELYRGDVELGVSDHYTRQGKQVFYTENTLWQSLFSLVFWQELFIETPTSLCNEFDIFPQALKTDSFYLNQSSQIEARLAACNSTPKLLRLVCNHAAKYYEQPNGLFRWHPDVLKPVEMLILNSPITALLQHLKNMAKNYRQLKDGYPDLMIVDNNAVHFEEVKAPGDKLKRNQLVSIDNLKNCGFIVNIAAVNWYVDPKRIYSVVDIETTGGLKGGNRITEIGVVKIQQGNIIDTWTTLINPERPIPRFITKLTGINDAMVSDAPIFSDIASTLLDKLSGSIFVAHNVNFDYGFIKKELDGLGINFKMPKLCTVVESRKAFKGLKSYSLGNLSAHFNLDLTNHHRALDDAKAAAQLLLLVQQSTNRVCV
- a CDS encoding sugar porter family MFS transporter is translated as MTTQHATKGEHSAQTKCSLLYVIFISAVAAIGGFLFGFDSGVINGTVSALGNTFNSSSVATGFNVASVLLGCALGALAAGPLADKFGRRAIMIVTAIIFAVSAFGSGVADSSAEFIFYRLFGGLGIGAASVLAPAYIAEVAPASLRGRLATLQQLAIVLGLFAAFLSNYLIANAAGGAEGILMLDLAAWRWMFWAELVPAGLFLIGVLFIPESPRYLVAQGKLKHAKTVFNKISNDDADTQINDVKQSLQSDKKPSIRDLFIDGSKKVHPIVWVGVALSVFQQFVGINVVFYYGSELWQAAGFDESQSLFINVLAGTTNILSTFIAIALVDKVGRKPLLLVGSIGMFISLSALTYTFGSAGLDEAGKLALSENMGTFALIMANLFVVFFGLSWGPIVWVLLGEMFNNRIRGAALAVAASAQWIANFAITMTFPIMLGSIGLAGAYGFYTLSAFISVFFVVKYIKETRGMKLESM